In Oryza sativa Japonica Group chromosome 11, ASM3414082v1, the following are encoded in one genomic region:
- the LOC107279318 gene encoding uncharacterized protein encodes MGRRRFVNLVVQGAGGLYSLRRIPANRLFYPSTRAAEEATAKSQESFMEEHGGRKHPGLHTMEMLEKLPRSTFAFEPAPVDRYHLRSLDFACLLGHESRMLTADNRGNTVVFDADSSSVLAFPNLISPKRYNAISLSIINNDGSNNNNGLEPPPEDGLYVMTRSPDVHRIKDGCFEVLNYSSSSADFREMTPHWVSLPPPPFAGCMNAEITSYTVVHGTTIYISCNKPIHSTYAFDTVSREWRRLGSWTMPFHGRAEYVPELNLWFGLSADHPYSLCAFDLPSDDSSVAAKPPTVQHTWVDLVIPQSWLPWNINLINLGCGRFCIAKMFHSISGDGTFCSYSESDDGTIEDSDPIHGSFAIFTGLHMVRPRGKHDDVQMIKHKFMYYQFFDDYIEWVI; translated from the coding sequence ATGGGACGACGACGATTTGTGAACCTGGTGGTGCAGGGCGCCGGTGGACTCTATTCTCTGCGCCGCATACCCGCGAATCGTCTCTTCTACCCATCAACAAGAGCAGCTGAAGAAGCAACGGCAAAGTCACAAGAATCATTCATGGAGGAGCACGGTGGCAGGAAGCATCCAGGCCTCCACACCATGGAGATGTTGGAGAAGCTTCCCCGTTCGACGTTCGCCTTCGAGCCGGCCCCCGTGGATCGCTACCATCTTAGGTCTCTCGACTTCGCCTGTCTCCTCGGCCACGAGAGCAGGATGCTCACTGCAGACAACAGGGGAAACACCGTCGTCTTCGACGCCGACTCCTCCTCCGTCCTCGCCTTCCCCAACCTCATTTCTCCCAAGAGGTATAACGCCATATCCCTCTCCATTATCAACAACGatggcagcaacaacaacaacgggttGGAACCACCGCCGGAGGACGGCCTCTACGTGATGACCCGGAGTCCCGACGTCCACAGAATCAAGGATGGTTGCTTTGAGGTGCTCAACTACTCTTCTTCCTCTGCCGATTTCCGTGAGATGACCCCTCATTGGGTTTCTCTGCCACCACCGCCCTTCGCCGGCTGCATGAACGCCGAAATTACCTCCTACACGGTGGTTCACGGCACCACCATCTACATTTCTTGCAATAAGCCAATCCATTCTACTTACGCCTTCGACACGGTTAGCCGTGAGTGGCGCCGGCTGGGCTCCTGGACAATGCCATTCCATGGCAGAGCTGAGTATGTGCCAGAGCTCAACCTCTGGTTTGGCCTGTCTGCTGACCATCCCTACAGCTTATGTGCTTTTGATCTTCCCTCCGACGACTCATCCGTCGCAGCAAAACCACCCACGGTGCAGCATACTTGGGTGGACCTTGTCATACCTCAGTCCTGGTTGCCATGGAACATTAATCTCATCAACCTTGGCTGTGGCAGGTTTTGCATCGCCAAGATGTTCCATTCTATTTCGGGTGATGGCACATTTTGTTCCTACTCTGAGAGTGACGATGGCACAATTGAAGACTCTGACCCAATTCATGGGAGTTTCGCTATCTTCACTGGCCTTCACATGGTTCGCCCTCGTGGTAAACATGATGATGTCCAGATGATCAAGCACAAGTTCATGTACTACCAATTTTTCGATGATTACATCGAATGGGTTATCTGA
- the LOC107277868 gene encoding uncharacterized protein: MWDEDSLYVMSQSVDPETKDYCFEVLNYTSSCKDFRGRTPCWSSLQPPPFANYMHADITSYTVVDSSTIYVSSMEPDATYAFDTVGRQWRRLGCWTMPFDGKAEYVPELKLWFGLSVDHPYSLCACDLLSDAAKPPTVQQQHTWVDLDIPESWLPYNIDLINLGCGRFCVVKIFRSIAGDCTLGFSDYDDDDTMDSDPIQGKFAVLTGLQMVGPCGKDGDDQGGVRMIKHKSMYYNFWDYEIEWVI, encoded by the coding sequence ATGTGGGATGAAGACAGCCTCTACGTGATGTCCCAGAGTGTTGACCCTGAAACCAAGGATTACTGCTTTGAAGTGCTCAACTACACTTCTTCTTGTAAGGATTTCCGTGGGAGGACTCCCTGTTGGAGTTCTCTACAGCCGCCGCCCTTTGCCAACTACATGCATGCCGACATTACTTCCTACACGGTGGTTGACAGCTCCACTATCTATGTTTCTTCCATGGAGCCAGATGCTACTTATGCCTTTGACACAGTGGGGCGTCAGTGGCGTCGCCTGGGCTGCTGGACAATGCCATTCGATGGCAAAGCTGAGTATGTGCCGGAGCTCAAGCTGTGGTTCGGACTATCCGTCGACCACCCCTACAGCTTATGCGCTTGTGATCTCCTCTCCGATGCAGCAAAGCCACCCacggtgcagcagcagcacacttGGGTGGACCTCGACATACCTGAATCCTGGTTGCCCTATAACATTGACCTCATCAACCTGGGCTGTGGCAGGTTTTGCGTCGTCAAGATTTTCCGTTCTATTGCAGGTGACTGCACATTGGGTTTCTCCGATTACGATGACGATGACACAATGGACTCTGACCCGATTCAGGGGAAATTCGCTGTCTTAACTGGCCTACAGATGGTTGGACCTTGTGGTAAAGATGGTGATGATCAAGGTGGTGTCCGGATGATCAAGCACAAGTCCATGTACTACAACTTTTGGGACTATGAAATCGAATGGGTTATCTGA
- the LOC4349593 gene encoding uncharacterized protein, with protein MCPLRVILIFLSATIAGFFLIRGLNADPDLHDDADASESPRERPPVPLHSKVGSALKTGFWTMVDMASGKYLWRTLVSPPTKCESEKAQ; from the exons ATGTGCCCGCTGAGGGTGATCCTAATCTTCCtctccgccaccatcgccggatTCTTCCTCATCCGGGGCCTCAACGCCGATCCCGACCTCCACGACGATGCCGACGCCTCCGAATCCCCAAGGGAAAGGCCCCCCGTGCCCCTCCATTCCAAG GTTGGGTCGGCTTTGAAAACAGGATTCTGGACGATGGTGGACATGGCAAGTGGGAAATACCTTTGGCGCACTCTTGTTTCACCACCAACAAAATGTGAATCTGAGAAGGCCCAGTGA